The following is a genomic window from Pseudomonas purpurea.
CACACTTTCGGCGAGGTAATGTATTTTTCGCTCAACTAACTCCATAAAAACTCCTACTCATCGAGGGATATGAAAGGGCGACGGCGTCACTGCAATGTGCGCGGGTTGAAGTATCAAAAACATGCAGGTTCACTACAAGTGACTTAAACTGATCCGAGAATTCACTCTGGGTGAACAATGGAATTGTCTCAACTGCGCATGTTCAAGACGGTTTACGACTTCGGCAGCATCGCGCGCGCCGCTGAGTTGTTGCACTGCGTGCCGTCCAATATCACAGCACGCCTCAAGTCCCTGGAGCGGGAGCTCGGCACACCGCTGTTTTTCCGTGACGGTCGAGGGTTGCGGATCACTCCTGCTGGGGAGGTATTTCTTGATTACGCAGCGAGAATCCTGGGTTTGGCTGATGAAGCCAAGCGTGCGGTAGCGCCCAGCGATACGCCTGGCGGCCCTCTGCGCATTGGCGCTATCGAGTCTAGTGCTACGGGGCGACTGCCTCGGCTATTGGCCAAGTACCATGCGCTGTACCCGCAGGTGTCTCTGGAGTTGAGCACTGGCACTTGGGCTCAGTTGCTGGACGATACTCAGGGTCACCGACTTGATGGAGTGATCGTGGCGGTGAACATTGAACGCCCCGGTCTCAAGAGCGCAGTGGTGTACCGGGAAGATTTAATTCTCATCGCGTCCTCGTCCCATGGGCCTTTACGCAAGGCAGCGGATCTGCAAGGTAAGGATATTTTCATGTGGCCATCGGGCTGTCCGTACCGCTTCGCGCTGGAGCAGTGGCTATTGCGCCATGACCAAGTGCTGCCGATCGTCAGCATCGCAAGTTACGGCACCATAGTTGGTTGTGTCAGTGCCGGTGCCGGCGTTTCGCTGGTGCCCCGTGGTATCTATGAGCAATACCGCCACAGTGCGGGTTGGCAGGGGTATGAATTCCCGGAGCTGACGAGTATCGACAACCTGTTTTACTGGCATGAAAACTCAGGTCGACACCCAGCTCGGGAAGCGTTTTTGGCGCTACTGCAGACAGAGTTCGAGGGCTCAGCGGCGTTGGAAGGAGGCGCTCGTGCGCCTCAGGTAGAACCAGACTGATTACTGCACTTTTCACCAGATTCCCTTCAACGCAACGTGGCCATAATCGTCCAATATCCTTGACCTTGAAGTTTTAAGTTACGGCCAGCGGCGGAAAATCAGCGAGGTGTTGACGCCGCCAAAGGCAAAGTTGTTGTTCATCACGTACTGGTTGCTCATCTGGCGGAACTCGCCGCGCAGGTAGTCCAGTTCACCGCAACGCGGGTCGACTTCGTCGAGGTTGAAGGTGTGCACGTACAGGTCGCTGTTCAGCATTTCGATGCTGAACCAGGACTCCAGCGCACCACAGGCGCCGAGGGTATGGCCCAGGAAACTCTTCTGCGAACTGATGGGCATGCGGCTGCCGAACAGGCTGCTGGTGGCCAGGGTTTCAGCGATATCGCCCTGCTCGGTGGCGGTGCCGTGACCGTTCACGTAGCCGATGGCCGAGGCTTCAATACCGGCGTCTTCGAGCGCCAGCTCCATGGCCCGGCGCATGGTGACCTGCTCCGGACGGGTGGTGTGCTGGCCGTCGGCGTTGCTGCCGAAACCGACGATTTCGGCGTGGATGTGCGCACCGCGTGCCAGGGCGTGTTCGAGTTCTTCGAGCACCAGCATGCCGCCGCCTTCACCGATCACCAGGCCATCGCGGCCACTGTCGTAAGGGCGCGGGCTGGTTTGCGGGGCGTCGTTTTTCAGGCTGGTGGCGTAGAGCGCGTCGAACACCATGGCTTCGGTCGGGCACAGCTCTTCGGCGCCGCCTGCGAGCATCAACGGTAGGCGCCCGAACTTGATCGCTTCATAGGCGTAACCGATGCCCTGACTGCCGCTGGTGCAGGCGCTGGACGTCGGGATCAGCCGCCCGGTAAGGCCAAAGAAAATGCTGATGTTGGCCGCGGTGGTGTGGGGCATCATCCGCACATAGGAGTTGGCGTTCAGGCCCTCGGCCACCGAGTTGAGCAGCATGTTGCCGAAGGCTTTGATCTCGTCGGTGCTACCGGTGGAGGAGCCGCACGCAACGCCCATCCGGCCATCCTTGATCGACTCGTCGCCCAGCAGGCCGGCGTCGGCCAGGGCTTGCTCCGCCGCCGCCACGGCCAGACGGGAAACCCGGCCCATGCTGCGCAATTGCTTGCGGGTCCAGTGGCTGGGGACCTTGAAGTCATCGATGGGGCCGGCCAGCCGAGTGTTCAACTCGGTGAAGCGGTCCCACTCGTCCATGCGCCGGATGCCGCTGCGATTGGCCTTGAAATTGCCCGAGATGGTTTCCCAGTCGCTGCCCAGCGAGGTGATGCCGGCCATGCCGGTGACGACGACGCGCTTCATCAGCACAGGCCTCCATTAACGGCCAATACCTGGCGGGTGATATAGGCCGCTTCCGCGGACATCAGGAAATTCACGGCGCCGGCCACCTCTTCAGGGGTGCCCATGCGTTGTGCGGGGATCATTTTCATCAGCTCTTCCACCGGCACGTTTTCGTCGAGCATCGCTGTGTCGATCAACCCTGGCGCGACGCAGTTGACGGTGATCTTGCGTTTGCCCAGTTCGATGGCCAGGGCCTTGGCGGCGCCGATCAGCCCGGCCTTGGAAGCGCTGTAGTTGACCTGCCCACGGTTGCCGATCAGCCCGGACACCGAGGTGATGCACACGATCCGCCCGGCGGCGCGACGCCGAATCATCGGCATCATCACCGGGTGCAGCACGTTGTAGAAACCGTCCAGATTAGTGCGCATCACCACGTCCCAATCATCCTCGCTCAGGGCCGGAAAAGCACCGT
Proteins encoded in this region:
- a CDS encoding LysR family transcriptional regulator, which translates into the protein MELSQLRMFKTVYDFGSIARAAELLHCVPSNITARLKSLERELGTPLFFRDGRGLRITPAGEVFLDYAARILGLADEAKRAVAPSDTPGGPLRIGAIESSATGRLPRLLAKYHALYPQVSLELSTGTWAQLLDDTQGHRLDGVIVAVNIERPGLKSAVVYREDLILIASSSHGPLRKAADLQGKDIFMWPSGCPYRFALEQWLLRHDQVLPIVSIASYGTIVGCVSAGAGVSLVPRGIYEQYRHSAGWQGYEFPELTSIDNLFYWHENSGRHPAREAFLALLQTEFEGSAALEGGARAPQVEPD
- a CDS encoding beta-ketoacyl-ACP synthase codes for the protein MKRVVVTGMAGITSLGSDWETISGNFKANRSGIRRMDEWDRFTELNTRLAGPIDDFKVPSHWTRKQLRSMGRVSRLAVAAAEQALADAGLLGDESIKDGRMGVACGSSTGSTDEIKAFGNMLLNSVAEGLNANSYVRMMPHTTAANISIFFGLTGRLIPTSSACTSGSQGIGYAYEAIKFGRLPLMLAGGAEELCPTEAMVFDALYATSLKNDAPQTSPRPYDSGRDGLVIGEGGGMLVLEELEHALARGAHIHAEIVGFGSNADGQHTTRPEQVTMRRAMELALEDAGIEASAIGYVNGHGTATEQGDIAETLATSSLFGSRMPISSQKSFLGHTLGACGALESWFSIEMLNSDLYVHTFNLDEVDPRCGELDYLRGEFRQMSNQYVMNNNFAFGGVNTSLIFRRWP
- the fabG gene encoding 3-oxoacyl-ACP reductase FabG, with amino-acid sequence MTESVLVTGSSRGIGRAIALRLAQAGFDLVLHCRSGRSDAEAVQAEVQVLGRSARILQFDVSDRASCKAILEADVETNGAYYGVVLNAGLTRDGAFPALSEDDWDVVMRTNLDGFYNVLHPVMMPMIRRRAAGRIVCITSVSGLIGNRGQVNYSASKAGLIGAAKALAIELGKRKITVNCVAPGLIDTAMLDENVPVEELMKMIPAQRMGTPEEVAGAVNFLMSAEAAYITRQVLAVNGGLC